The genomic region GCGCCGCCGTGACGATGAAGAGAAAGGATTTCACCTTCGCCGTCATAGTCTTTCCGGGCTCAAACTGCGACCACGACTGCTACCACGTGGTCAAGCACGTGCTCGGCTGCGAGGCCCGCTACGTGTGGCACAAGTCGACCGATCTCGGCGACGCCGACTGCGTCGTCCTTCCCGGCGGCTTCTCCTACGGCGACTACCTGCGAACCGGCGCAATCGCCCGCTTCTCGCCCATAATGAACGAGGTCATGGCCTTCGCCGGAAAGGGAGGCCCCGTGCTCGGCATCTGCAACGGCTTCCAGATACTCACCGAGGCGGGCCTTCTGCCCGGGGCGCTGACGACCAACAGGGACCTCAAGTTCATCTGCAGCGCCGTCAACGTGCGGGTCGATACGACGGCCACGCCCTTTACGAGGCGCTACGCCGAGGGC from Deltaproteobacteria bacterium harbors:
- the purQ gene encoding phosphoribosylformylglycinamidine synthase subunit PurQ — encoded protein: MKRKDFTFAVIVFPGSNCDHDCYHVVKHVLGCEARYVWHKSTDLGDADCVVLPGGFSYGDYLRTGAIARFSPIMNEVMAFAGKGGPVLGICNGFQILTEAGLLPGALTTNRDLKFICSAVNVRVDTTATPFTRRYAEGEVLSIPIAHADGNYYADDDTIARLEDEGRVVFRYVDAGGEPSAEANPNGSLRNIAGVANREGNVVGLMPHPERAAEAILGSTDGLALFESVAGEAAGRCPR